The Manis javanica isolate MJ-LG chromosome 4, MJ_LKY, whole genome shotgun sequence genome contains a region encoding:
- the LOC140849054 gene encoding uncharacterized protein, with protein sequence MSRATGRRVLSRLRGGEPAAEMPGRCVGPCRYGRGVWRPWGKRWGAGMSQGRGARRRTRSSVWETRCVSAERLQDRRRSWGRRGEAEAAGENEASGTSGSAGSIEAARDPGAVWVNGAVGEPQVVGPVGSVWVTGSGEEEETPYRSPRSCERKGRPGSMGHESILKLWLKVQAMRAASGCGEGSRVELHPVSAGEGPVERGVSGRASWIETSRSGLTGPWVKGLARVAPRSTGVSLAVELGVGCERALGLCNQGQTVSVPPVGVRGTVGTSSRIAPHLLGRGQAVGVPGAVQEMDYGVVSGPWGKGLTTGVPGAMGWPEAVEVPRAVEGEIGSGGVPGLWERRQAVQGTGALSQETVCGDTPGLWERGQAVGLPDAVGVPRAVPLEEKTAMSAQGIWQRRRAVEEMGFGGIPGLWGIGQPVGVPCAIEEEIRCGGDPGFREMGQAVWVETGSGGDPGSWAAAQTTEFSGCEQEVRAGGAPHLGEIEQAVGAPQVLGKNTGCGSVLGLWGAEQAFGVSQAVVVPGALGEQTSDGGIPSLWDRQQALGGPLADTVPGMGGKETCCGNVLNLRERRQIVGEQKALVPTALGVPGPVDQEPGYGDISSLCSRRQAVGFSQTGQVLEAAGGHKHQYAPAEVPTGVGMPRSGRMPAAVWMSGPVCQESSSGDGLNLWERVHAARLPMASGVCVAPEAATEDTGSVAFPGSWGRREAIGVSVSDRVPVAPEVPEIVRGETGPGGIAPSWGKRQSAGVPVAAEGPPALRVPGPSEVETGSGSFLGLPGKRQTVRVPLTVAMPAAGAVPRPVWEETGSGCVSDLWGERERVRGPADANVPARVGIPTTAGMPGPMGNKTGHGGISGLLGRRQTSGLSVAMGLHTAMGVPGSAGEETLSVGLWGLSGRRQTAEVPVAAGLSMPVGVPTDAGIPGPVVHDTSSEDFSGIWGRRPRLEVPAAARGPAPVDGETGSEGAAGLSRRSSGTIPEAVTAPLSMGVLAAVGVPVAGRVPAAVWVTGSAEETDVALSGLPVMRQSTEGPGAAGEETGGRSVLELAGRDRAVGMSYTPRCGTRLWSCPRYGGEETDYENVPGVPGTWTTVGLPEAAALPVSRQGISLGHFRDHPHQGGRRQAGGVSAVRVRGNSLGENYVGEHRLRREF encoded by the coding sequence ATGAGCAGGGCGACTGGCCGTAGGGTCTTGTCAAGGCTGCGCGGGGGCGAGCCAGCGGCAGAGATGCCAGGCCGCTGTGTGGGGCCCTGCAGATACGGGCGCGGCGTTTGGCGGCCATGGGGGAAGAGATGGGGTGCAGGGATGTCTCAAGGCCGCGGAGCGAGGCGTCGGACGAGGTCCTCGGTGTGGGAGACGCGCTGTGTGAGTGCAGAAAGGCTTCAGGACCGTCGACGGTcatggggaagaagaggagaggcagaggccGCTGGGGAGAATGAGGCTTCGGGGACATCTGGCAGTGCAGGCTCGATTGAGGCTGCAAGGGACCCTGGAGCTGTGTGGGTGAATGGGGCTGTGGGGGAACCCCAGGTGGTGGGGCCTGTTGGGTCCGTATGGGTGACAGGCagtggagaggaagaggagactCCTTATAGGAGTCCCCGGAGCTGTGAGAGAAAAGGTCGTCCGGGATCTATGGGGCATGAGAGCATTCTGAAACTGTGGTTGAAGGTGCAGGCTATGAGGGCAGCTTCAGGATGTGGGGAAGGAAGCAGGGTGGAGCTCCATCCTGTGTCTGCTGGGGAGGGACCGGTTGAAAGGGGTGTCTCTGGCCGTGCTTCCTGGATAGAGACCAGCCGCAGTGGTCTGACAGGACCGTGGGTGAAAGGACTGGCTAGGGTGGCTCCCCGGTCCACAGGAGTATCTCTGGCTGTGGAGCTAGGGGTAGGTTGTGAGAGGGCCTTAGGCTTGTGTAACCAGGGGCAGACTGTGAGTGTCCCTCCTGTGGGTGTGCGTGGGACTGTGGGGACAAGTTCTCGGATTGCCCCACACCTGCTCGGGAGAGGACAAGCTGTGGGAGTGCCTGGGGCTGTGCAGGAGATGGACTATGGGGTTGTCTCAGGCCCTTGGGGAAAAGGACTGACTACGGGGGTGCCTGGGGCCATGGGATGGCCTGAGGCTGTGGAAGTACCTAGAGCTGTGGAGGGGGAGATAGGCAGTGGGGGTGTTCCGGGTCTGTGGGAGAGAAGGCAGGCCGTACAGGGAACTGGAGCTCTGTCACAGGAGACAGTCTGTGGGGATACCCCCGGTTTATGGGAAAGGGGACAGGCTGTGGGGTTGCCTGATGCTGTGGGGGTACCCAGAGCTGTACCTCTGGAGGAGAAAACTGCTATGAGTGCCCAGGGCATATGGCAGAGGAGACGAGCTGTGGAGGAGATGGGCTTTGGGGGTATCCCTGGCCTCTGGGGCATAGGACAGCCTGTAGGGGTACCTTGTGCTATTGAAGAGGAAATTAGGTGTGGGGGTGATCCCGGAttcagggaaatgggacaggCTGTGTGGGTAGAGACTGGCTCTGGAGGTGACCCAGGGTCATGGGCAGCTGCACAGACCACAGAGTTTTCTGGTTGTGAGCAGGAGGTACGTGCTGGGGGTGCTCCCCACCTGGGGGAAATAGAGCAGGCTGTGGGAGCACCTCAAGTTCTGGGGAAGAACACAGGCTGTGGAAGCGTCCTGGGTCTGTGGGGAGCAGAACAGGCTTTCGGGGTGTCCCAGGCTGTAGTGGTCCCAGGAGCCCTGGGAGAACAGACAAGCGATGGTGGTATCCCAAGCCTGTGGGATAGGCAGCAGGCTCTGGGAGGACCTCTGGCTGACACAGTGCCAggcatgggtgggaaggagacTTGCTGTGGAAATGTTCTGAACCTACGCGAAAGGAGGCAGATTGTGGGAGAGCAAAAGGCTCTGGTGCCCACAGCTTTAGGGGTACCTGGGCCTGTGGATCAGGAGCCTGGCTATGGGGACATTTCATCTCTGTGCAGTAGGAGACAGGCTGTGGGGTTCTCTCAGACTGGCCAGGTACTTGAGGCGGCAGGTGGGCACAAGCACCAGTATGCCCCAGCAGAAGTACCCACAGGTGTGGGTATGCCCAGGTCTGGAAGGATGCCTGCTGCTGTGTGGATGTCTGGCCCTGTGTGTCAGGAAAGCAGCTCTGGAGATGGCCTGAACCTGTGGGAAAGGGTTCATGCTGCTAGACTACCCATGGCTTCAGGGGTATGTGTAGCTCCCGAGGCCGCCACAGAGGATACTGGCTCTGTGGCCTTCCCAGGAtcatggggaaggagagaggctaTCGGGGTTTCTGTGTCTGATAGGGTTCCTGTGGCTCCTGAGGTGCCTGAGATTGTGAGGGGGGAGACTGGCCCTGGAGGCATCGCACCCTCTTGGGGAAAGAGACAGAGTGCTGGGGTTCCTGTGGCTGCTGAAGGGCCCCCAGCTCTTAGGGTGCCTGGTCCTTCGGAGGTGGAAACTGGCTCTGGGAGTTTCTTGGGATTACCAGGAAAGAGACAGACTGTAAGAGTGCCTTTGACTGTAGCTATGCCTGCAGCTGGTGCTGTGCCGAGGCCTGTGTGGGAGGAGACTGGTTCTGGATGTGTTTCAGACttgtggggggagagagagagagtgcgaGGACCTGCGGATGCCAACGTTCCTGCAAGGGTGGGGATACCCACCACTGCCGGGATGCCTGGACCCATGGGGAACAAGACGGGCCATGGGGGCATCTCAGGCTTGTTGGGACGGAGACAGACTTCAGGGCTATCTGTGGCCATGGGGCTGCACACAGCCATGGGGGTGCCTGGGTCTGCTGGGGAGGAGACACTCTCTGTGGGCCTCTGGGGCTTATCGGGAAGAAGGCAGACTGCTGAGGTGCCTGTGGCAGCTGGGCTTTCCATGCCAGTGGGAGTGCCCACAGATGCTGGGATCCCTGGGCCAGTGGTGCATGATACCAGCTCTGAGGATTTCTCAGGTATATGGGGACGGAGACCCAGGCTTGAGGTGCCTGCTGCTGCCAGGGGTCCAGCACCTGTGGATGGGGAGACTGGCTCTGAAGGTGCTGCAGGCCTGTCAAGAAGATCCAGTGGAACCATCCCTGAGGCTGTGACGGCCCCTTTGTCTATGGGCGTGCTTGCAGctgttggggttcctgtggcggGGCGAGTGCCTGCTGCGGTCTGGGTGACTGGGAGTGCAGAAGAAACGGATGTGGCCCTGTCAGGCCTCCCAGTGATGAGACAGTCCACGGAGGGacctggggctgcaggggaggaGACAGGAGGTAGAAGTGTCCTGGAGCTGGCAGGGAGGGACCGGGCAGTGGGGATGTCTTACACCCCTAGGTGTGGAACCAGGTTATGGAGCTGCCCCCGGTATGGTGGGGAAGAAACAGACTATGAGAATGTGCCAGGAGTGCCAGGGACATGGACGACGGTGGGGCTGCCCGAAGCTGCGGCCCTGCCAGT
- the TXNDC17 gene encoding thioredoxin domain-containing protein 17 yields MAHCEEVTVSGFEEFNLAVEQHKGKTIFAYFTGSKDAEGKSWCPDCMQAEPVVREGLKHVSEGCVFIYCQVGEKPYWKDPNNAFRKNLKVTAVPTLLKYGTPQKLVESECIQANLVEMLFSED; encoded by the exons ATGGCCCACTGCGAGGAGGTGACCGTGTCCGGCTTCGAAGAGTTCAACCTGGCTGTGGAGCAGCACAAGGGCAAGACCATTTTCGCTTACTTTACTGGGTCTAAGGACGCCGAAGGGAAAAGCTGGTGCCCCGACTGCATGCAAG ctgaaccAGTCGTGCGAGAGGGGCTAAAGCATGTTAGTGAAGGATGTGTGTTCATCTACTGCCAAGTAGGAGAAAAACCTTA ttgGAAAGATCCAAATAATGCCTTCagaaaaaatttgaaagtaaCTGCAGTGCCTACACTACTTAAGTATGGAACA ccTCAAAAGCTGGTAGAATCTGAGTGTATTCAGGCCAACCTTGTGGAGATGTTATTCTCTGAAGATTAA
- the MED31 gene encoding mediator of RNA polymerase II transcription subunit 31 — protein sequence MAATVAMETDDAGNRLRFQLELEFVQCLANPNYLNFLAQRGYFKDKAFVNYLKYLLYWKEPEYAKYLKYPQCLHMLELLQYEHFRKELVNAQCAKFIDEQQILHWQHYSRKRMRLQQALVEQQQQNSASGK from the exons ATGGCGGCGACTGTCGCGATGGAGACAG ATGATGCTGGAAATCGACTTCGGTTTCAGTTGGAATTGGAATTTGTGCAGTGTTTAGCCAACCCAAATTACCTTAATT TTCTTGCCCAAAGAGGTTACTTCAAGGACAAAGCTTTTGTTAATTATCTTAAGTACTTGCTTTACTGGAAAGAACCAGAATATGCCAAGTATCTAAA GTATCCTCAGTGTTTACACATGTTAGAACTGCTCCAATATGAACACTTCCGCAAGGAGCTGGTGAATGCTCAGTGTGCGAAATTTATCGATGAGCAGCAAATCCTGCACTGGCAGCACTACTCCCGGAAGCGGATGCGCCTTCAGCAGGCCCTGgtggagcagcagcagcagaacAGTGCGTCGGGGAAGTGA
- the C4H17orf100 gene encoding uncharacterized protein C17orf100 homolog, with product MASSLRGKLSSPRVDTSRYKETSTVRVETSSHHVETSSRQVRTSSQQVETSQHRTEGPSISPSGKRLPHVLEVSSQHMETSQHTETFSHQVRSSSLRVETSLHRVESLPQRDKPAARQNVKMAR from the coding sequence ATGGCCTCATCCCTTCGGGGAAAGCTCTCTTCCCCCCGGGTGGACACCTCTCGCTACAAGGAGACGTCAACAGTCCGCGTGGAGACCTCCTCCCACCACGTGGAGACATCCTCCCGACAGGTGCGAACGtcctcccagcaggtggaaaCCTCCCAGCACCGCACCGAAGGGCCCTCCATCTCCCCCTCTGGGAAACGGCTCCCTCACGTCCTCGAGGTGTCTTCCCAGCACATGGAAACCTCCCAACACACAGAAACGTTCTCTCACCAAGTGAGGTCCTCGTCCCTACGGGTGGAAACATCTCTCCACCGCGTGGAGAGCCTGCCCCAGCGGGACAAGCCGGCAGCCCGCCAGAATGTAAAGATGGCCCGATGA